From the Papaver somniferum cultivar HN1 chromosome 2, ASM357369v1, whole genome shotgun sequence genome, the window AGGAAGCGATGCGTTTGTCGAAGCGTGAAGCGTCGtttcatggttgatgtttgaagcggatattttcttataaataaattagtcgtaactagtaattataaatttattaggaagataatatctatctaaattttatataagtctaatttttttcaaaaacaaagCGTGTGTACACCAGTTCAATCTAATCCAGATTTTCCTTTTAAAAGCTTTAAAAATTAGGCAAAAATTTTAAAGCTTCACGAAaaattagggctgaacatggtttcggttttttgttggaaccggaccaaaccagaccaattaggaagaaaccaaaccgaaccatttactaatggattggttacggtgtagaaagtggaaaaccgatagtgttggttttggtttggtttgacctctaaaaccgaaccaaaaaccattagaaaaccgattaatttttaaacttagtttctaccgttaaTTTACAAGTagtagattctacccattgatttagaggataaatagaaaccctctttctctttctccttatctcagtcgcctcccttttccacccccaactacagccgctgctactcgacttttttcttcccgtcttccttcttttttatttgtcaataactaaattaagatatattatatatcttcttttgttctctagaattagagcaagctttaactattcttgatattttttgtattttttttgtctgtaaatttgtgtaaaccaatagtatcggcaactacgatttttttatctgtaattttttttttttttttggtttgacataattattggttaaccaaaaaccactgggacaaaccgaaaccaactggaaccatttggaaaccaaaccaatggttaatggattggtttggtttagtattttagaaaccaatagtattggtttcggttttggtttggctagaaaccgaaccaaaaccgaccatgaacagccctatgaaagatgtccttcacatgACCGTTTCGGAACGAAATGCTGAAATTGGAAGCGAAGCGTACGCTTCATGAAAGATACGCTTCACATGACCGCTTTGGAGCGAAATactgaaatttgaagcgaagcgtacgCTCCGAAGCGTGAAGCatacgcttttaaaaaccataATAGTGGTTGTAAATGGAGTTAAGAAGCTATTAGTTAGATGGTGGAAATGATAGGCGCAAGAAGCTCTTTAAactcgtttaattgggggccccaaaaaacaattaggagcCTCACCAATTTTATACCCACTCCAAATATTAAGGGGTCCAAAAAATGGTGAAAATACCATTTTACCCTTTGTACTTAAAAGCCTAATAACCCTAAACATAAGGCCCTCAATtcattttcaaaaaccaaaatcagaaaactcctCCCTTCCCCTCCCAATTCAAGATAatctcaccatcaacacaatGCATGTTtcttatttgaagcttcaccaaacattatttcctccactagaatcactcatttcagaTAACCCTAAATTTTCCCCCAAAAACTCAACTCTTCCTTctcaacaacacaaaaacacaattttacTTTTATCGAAAAATTTATCCCTAAAtatgattttaatctaactaaactaattaacaatttaattaacttaattaacaCTAATGATTAAGAGGTAGTTTAGGCATTTAAAAAATTGGGATAAAGGATAACCACCAATTGCTATTTcatgaccctttttgtcttataatgtgaggcccctaattgttttttggggcCCCCAGTtaaatactacctccgtcccactgTTAGTTGACCTAATAGcacaatttagaaatgatttatctctcaaactataccacggatattcgtaaattttataccattgaaaagcatgttataacacctacataacgaatataaacatgagtaCCAAATTATATAAAATCAACTATTAATTGgacaaaattaaaaaacaactaggtcatctaatagtgggatggagggagtattacTCTTTAAACTTATGCCATCATGTAGAAGTTGCGGAAAGAATGCTGCAGGGAGGTACAAAAGCGTCCAAGAGATCATCAGGAAGATCAAGAACTTGTTAATCCTTTGGGGTTTCGAGTGACAATTTGTTTGGTGGGTATTCTATTTTGCAAATTGTAAACTGGGAAGATGTTTCTAAATTGTGTTTTTAGGTTCTTTTCGATCATGTGGATGGTCGCTTGTAAATATGTTTCTTCTGAAGTAACATTTTTTTCccaagaaaaaagaacaaaagtCAAGAAGGATAGAGGAAATGATGGGTAACGTTCATGGCTCTAATGGGCTTTCAGGACAACAACATGGCTACAAACGAGAGAGGTAAAAGCAATTCTTACTACTCCTTACTTAGTGTTGCATAAACCTACGAGTACGAGTAAGTGTCCCAAAAGTAAAAACTATCAATTAGAAATAAAACAGATATAGATCCAGATTTAGATTTAGATTCGTTAATGGCAGAGTTACTAAGCTAGTAAAATGATTCAGTAGTGTGATATTTTACCATTGTTTTCATATCGAAATGCACATGTTCTTAAACACAAAGACACAATATAGAATGAAGAATGTACGTCACATATGTAACAGGTACAAAACCCATAAAAGGAAATCATTCATCGGCTAAAAAGCAAAAAGACAATATGATATTTGCAATACAAGGGGCCATTTTATCAATGTCTTTCGAAATCAACAGATTTCCGCGTAAccaaaaggaaaagttgattgaTACCCATATTCTACAACTTGTTTAATCTTAAAAAAAACAAGGCCAGGGGTCACTTTAAGGGCATTTCTGGTATCCACCGAAATTTATCCAATCGGAACATTATCCTTTTTCGAAACATTATTGTGATTTAGATAAATGTAATCCCACCACCTTCACCCATTCACTATAAATAAGTGGCTATGGGGGAACACTTGAGTCATCAAACACACAGCTCACAATCACAAGTACCCTAACAACTTCATCATCTCCTATTTCCATCACATTTCTCTCTTTcaagttatatctcaatatccTCAAGCTTTTCGATCATCACGTCCATATCAGATCAGTAACTAGGTACATTTCGAATTGCAATGGACAAGGTAATGAAATTGGCGTCACAAAAGGCAGTGGTTATATTTAGTAAGAGTACATGTTGCATGTCTCATGCTATCAAGAGTCTTTTCTATGATCTTGGTGTGAGTCCAGCCATTtatgaattagatgaagaatcaAGAGGGAGAGAAATGGAGAAAGCACTCCAAAGACTTGGATGTAACCCTACTGTACCAGCTGTGTTTATTGGAGGGAAACTAGTGAGCTCAACCAACACTATCATGTCCCTGCATCTCAGTGGCGCTTTAATCCCTATGCTCAAAGAAGCCGGAGCCATTTGGCTCTGACTGATTATCAAAGCAAATTTTCCTGCTCTTATACCAAGTTGACGGGGAAGATTGATAACTTCAAACGTCATGTGCCATGGGCTTTTTAATCAGTCTGTTTTGATCTAATTAATCGAGTAGCTAGCAAGTGCGGGAAAAGAGTTATATGAACAAAGTCTATAGAGCTTAACTAATAGTAACTATCAGTACGAATTTTGGTTATGCTTTGCTCGTATACCTACGACGAGTATATGTATTGTGTGTCTTCAATGGAACAATGTATTTGGTTTTTAAGTAACTAATGTTAAGGATGACGCTACTTGTTAAAGTAGTTTTTGGAAGTACTATTCCGACTTCCTGGATCATAAGCATGTTAAGGAATTTATCGatttgagtttgttgatctttttCGAGAAAATTCATTTCAGCAACTTGCAAGATACTTCGCAACAAGACCGTATTTGCATATTTGCTTTAAACCAGTAAAATACATATTCCATATGCGGAAATTTAACCAAGATAATCATGCAAGACGGAGTCTGATATATTAGAACTATAATGAAGTGAATATGGACCAGGAGGACTGCAAATGTAATAATATTCATGGGCCATGGCCATATTCATTGAAAACGCTTACATGAAGACAACTAGACAAGTAGGGGTCGGCATGGGCCGGTATCGACCGATTTTcatctcatccgcatccaatccaattcactacggatttcaaatttgacaTCCGCATTCAATCCAACATCCAATGGATTTATGGATGGACGAAGTAGATGCGGATAATCCAACTGATTTGTTTTATAATTAAAATTTATGATAGATAAATAAAGTTAACAAATTTATGAATAGTTTTAGAAATAAGACTACATCACTTGAGGGCTTAATATTGGATCGAGTATAATGCTATGAATTTACTCAAaatttgaagaggaagaacaaccTGACCCCTTTAACATAAGATGTATTTGGTGTAGTATGTCCacgtatacatatatgtgttttgtATCTTGCAAGCTCATCAAAATATGAATATACTAACTTCGTATTTGTATCGAAGAAGTTTGATAGAAAATGAACGGGTATGGATGTCCAATGGATTTTCAAGGTTGTATCTGGGCCCAATTCATAATTACGTTGGATTTCAGATATTCTatccgcatccaacccattaacgaaACGGTTCGGATGCCCACCCATAAAAATACGGATAGTCCCGGATAAATCCGCGTATTTCCGACGGAATGCTCACCCCTAGGTCACAGAAGTCATGGTCACGGAATAGAATTAAGCAAAGTACAATCCCAAAACGACAAAGGAAGAACAAGTCCAACCAGCTCAACAGTCAAAACTCAAAACCACCACCCCACACCACATAGCATATTATGTTTCCAAATACAACCCAAAGGGTCTTTCGTGAAAAACGACCCATGAAGCCCACTCACTAACAAGCCCAAGACCCATTTCAGCTTGTATTAATTTAAAAATAATTGCTTTATGTGAACCAAGTCTAGTAAAATCTACCCACCCAAACCTTAAAATGTTtgacgaagaactgttgtaacTTTGGCCACCACTAAAACTACCTTTCTAAGAAGACTAGTTTCTCATCCGTACGATGCACGGATCTGTTTATTGTTTATGgaatatttaatattttttttaaataggaaatatattacaaaatcaaattgtgcaagaaaataaaataaacaaaatttcataagttCTGATCAGAGTTATCTTTATTATAAGCTAttgttaaacaaaaacaaaatttaaagcacaattcaaaattcttgatagtaataaaaaattattatttttttagttctGCAAATAACAAAGAATTGATTGAAAATAGCAAGCAAGGTAAATTTAAACTGTTTGGTCGGGATTAAACTTCTTTTGGTTGATTGAATAAAACCATACCATTCGTATCAAACCGAAAATTCACACTTCTTTTGCCTATGGTTTCTTTGTTGTCTTTGTatgtctcttcttttcttttctttgtctaTGTGAAGTTCTTCAAGGTAGAGATAAGTTTACTTTGCCTTTTCATATTGTTCCGCTagtcttctctgttcttctttttgtgaatttgttgttttctgccatttttgttgttcttttttattACCGTGTGTACGTAGTGATACTCGTACTTATATATTACGAAGCTCTTCTagctttatcattttttttttggctaaaGATAGCTTACACTTGGTTTTTATATACAGAAGATAATTCGGTTCTAATGTTTTTTTTCTCTCCatattttgtttccatattttatttaatttttggttaaattctaaagaTATCTTTCGTGtttatttagggtttctaaatagACATGGTTTATTTAGGGTAAGAAAGATATCGTTTTACACGTGGTTTATTTTATCCTAATCTAGAATGTAGCTGTTGAAATTAATTTACTacttgatttactatttaaaaTTTATGGCAGTAAAGATCTAAACTCATGTGATAATTATCCCACACCATGTAAAGGATGATGGGAAAATTGATTACCCTACGATCAGTTTGTAAATATTCTGGAGAAAACTAATAAATTAAGGGTCAATGCGTTGGGAGGACTTCTGAGAAGCGTCATTGTTTGGCAATTCAGTCCATAAATAACAGAGAATATCTTCTATTACACGAAAAACTACTTCACAATAACGTTTCAAGTAAAATAATTTATTCTCTATTCTGAAAATGGTAGCATAAGAGCAAAACTATAAGAACTATAACATTTACAAAAAGGAAAACCATAACAAAGTTGAAATTCTTTGTGATTTCTAAAAATCCCATTTAAAAAAATctattccaaagaaaaataaaagcaaaactcattcctaagaaaaaataaaataaaatctttaaTTAAGTACCTAAATCACTTTAACCTTTTATTCATGATTCTCATTCCTATAGGTCACTGCTTGGAGAATAATATGGTTTATAGACCCGGTATTTTCACGAATGTGTTGATGGACAATAGTTTTGGTATATCCATCTTGTAAATCATTCTTTCCATGCCACCAAAGAAGcaaagttttcttttatttgcatTCTACAAAACAGTGCCAAATTCTTGAATTGATTTGCAACAGATTTCAGAAAATAAACGTACAGTGGAATGAGAAAAACCAAAAATCTtaaaaatcaacagaaatcaaGATATTTCTAATAGATTACATACCCGATAGCAGCAGCGGGCAAAAAAGAAGCAACACTAGCTGGACAAAAAAAAAAGCAATCGAATACATTTTTGAATGATACTtgctaaaaaaaaatagtaacaaACATCAgatgacaaaaaaaaattgcttcagaaataaaaataagatgacaaaaccctaaaagaaaatacaaaaaaaaaagtaaagcgAAAACAGGCACAAAACAAAAAGAGTACCATGCGCGAAAATATATTAGGAATCCCATTAGAATGACATTTGCAGCGCCAAGATTTCAAGGATACCTGCAAATTACTAGATGGCCgattaaacaacaaaataacatatttgaaaagaaaaaaaaaaaaacaaaaaacgaagtCGTCATAGGAAGTGAGAAGCAGCATTGAAGATGCTGCTTGGCTTATGCTCTAATAATTTATATAAAGACACTTCCCATAAATAAAAGGATTTTGTTTTGAAATGAATACTAATCAATATCTAAAtatatttgagatttttttttatttttggctaGATAATCTTTTTCCCATATTGTGTACTTTTGATTACATTTGGCAAGTTCAGACTATAAAAATCAGAGTTTACCTAATTTATGTAATATTTTATTTCCATAACTAAGTAAGTAAATATTATTTTTGGATAGTTATATCTTGTCTGAGTATTTATTTTCCAATTTTGAGTATCTTCTAGACGTCCAAAAATTCTATACCTACCAGATTCCATCTTAGACAAAAAATGCAATTTCCTAAATTTCATTTTTCCTGATAAAGTTGACGAAACAGCTTTCCTAATTTGTGGGTTTGAGAATCCTTTAGCCGtctgttttgtattttttttcctctgtgcaaattttattttctggTGATTTTTATTCCTAATGATGTTGTATTATTTTTATCTATATAGGATTAAAAGAACCCTCGAAAGAATATTTCTTGACTCATGTGTGACATCCACAAATCAATTATTTTCTATTAGTCATCAatataaattttgtattttcttttaatacCAACTGAAAGTGTAATTGAAATTAGTACGTTAAAAACTATAAATATTCTTATAAGGTTTATTTTGCAGGCCTGATGGAATCTCTCTCTGCAATGAGAATAGTTCCCTCTTCAAAGGAAGAGGGGCAAGATATTTTTAATAATCTTGCAGATAATCACAAGGCGATTAACATTGTATAAATTTAATGTGATTCTTTTTCTCATATCTAGCGTTAATTTGTGGACTTgcattttgtttttgtatttggaTGTGGTGTCTCAAGTTTTTGTTGCTCCTGAGATACCATGTCCTGCAAGTtagctatctttttttttttttgtgagtggGGTGGGGAGGATTTAGATGCAACCGCTTGCACTGGTCTTTTTGTTTTTCAATCTAATTAtatgtaaagaaaaaaaatacagctacaaattcttattttcaaaagaaaatgatggattttcttATGAGTGGAAGAGAATAACAAAAACACCACGCACACTGCCTCCCTCCAAAAGTCAATCACGAGTATGCAAATGCGGCACTCTACAAACCCAAATACATGCCCCTCTACAAACTCAACCAATATTGTAGTTCCATTTTTGTCATAATTAATTAAATTTCCAACAAACATAGATGATACAAAACATTGAACAAATAACTAATTAAGCATATACCAGGGAAAGGAAAAACAACCCGACTAACCGCCATAGTTGTAGATGATCCGGTTAACATACAAAAACTTAGCACCAGATGGAATCCAACTTAAATTATACCCTTGGTTCTCCACACGCCTAAAATATCATCAAGAAttgcgaaaaaaaaaacaaaaaggatgACTTCATATTTTATTAtcgcaaaattattaaaacataacaaaataatAGATGAGAAGAATATGCATGTATGTATATATTACCAGCCATTATCGCACGGAGATAATGTATATGCTAGATATATAACTATAAAAGGGCAAACTAAATTTTGCAACCATAATAGATGAGTCTTCTTCGCTGCTACTTCTATCTTTCTTACATGAATCAAGATCTATATAGTTACCTGTAATAACATAAAAAGGGAAAATAAACAAACAACAATCATATATACACGATCGATAATAAAATTGATCAAAAAGCCTTAATTTCCTGATGATTTAGCAACATGTAAAGAAGTAACAACCTAAATAAACAATGGCAAGAGAAAAACACGTTTTACGCCCAAAACATATGGTGTTTAGTTTGATATCGCAAAAATATTTGCAAGAATTAATAGGGGTATACCTTGATGTTGCTTCTTTAGTAACAACTGCAACAGGTGCATGATCGAGGATACCTACAAAACAAAATGACAAATGTCATTAAAAATCCTAAATcacaggaaaaagaaaagaaataacaacaaaATTTTAAAAAGCAATGTGGAAACAAAAGGGTTTGGCTAAAAATGGAGTTTGGGTTTGTTTTATTGCTTTATATAGAGACACCGgacccaaaaataaaatgattttattttttatataatattaATTAATATCTAAAATTATCTGgaatttcctttttattttgaACATAATATTAAGCAATATATGCATTTTTCCCGATTATTTCCATCTATTGTAATATTTTTGGCAACCCCAAGCAAAGAAAACCGCAAATTTACCTATTGAAGTATATTTTTTTGCAAGTCGTAGTTGAAAGTATCTTTATTAGTgcatttaatttaatatttttctgAATAAGTAATATTAAAAAGTATAGTAATAAAATCAGGATAttcggaagaaaaaaaagatattatTTCCGCACTTATGTGCAATTTCTTTTTTTGTAGTTTTTATACTTCGGATAGCCACTATTTTTGGATACTTGCGTGTACTTGTTGCAATTTTTGGGTCTAAAAGATAGTATTTGGCATATTCTACATCtcataatggatttttttttgtttgtatttaCGGAATGAATAAAATTAATGTTAAAATCATTATTATTATCGCATTTTTCTACTAAAGCTTTTGTTTTTCTACTCTAAACTTTTTATTTGATATCATGTATTGATCATCACGATTTCCTATTAATTATTTTATATCTTTAATATCCTACAGGACCAACAATTAAATGTTTAGCAAATGGGAGGAAAATTCGAATTATTGGTATGTATCCACGACtataaacatttttattttaaatttgggATATTGActcatatttggttcaaacatGATTTAGCTTCATTGTTGAATTGTTTTTGTAATTTCATTTGGAGTTGTAATTGTAAATTGCAATTAGAATTAGAATTTATTTAATTATGAGTAGTTtagaattataattaaaattagtTTCATTGGAATAAATGTAATGGAACAATGGacattggacttttttttttgtatgattgatttaatttgtgatgaaatcatgattaataatgca encodes:
- the LOC113354381 gene encoding monothiol glutaredoxin-S10-like, with the protein product MDKVMKLASQKAVVIFSKSTCCMSHAIKSLFYDLGVSPAIYELDEESRGREMEKALQRLGCNPTVPAVFIGGKLVSSTNTIMSLHLSGALIPMLKEAGAIWL